The DNA region TCAAATCTGTGAATTCTCATCATACCTCGCAAAGATAAATCCGGCAGTTTGCCGATGGCAGCCTCGTTTGAGGAACCGTAATTCCTATCCGGCCGCATTGTGACTGCCACGACTGTATTGAGATCAGCCAGGCTCGCATCACAGACCAGAGCACGGCGCCAAATCGGGCGGTTTGGCAGCAAAGCAAAGACTTCCACCTGTATTGTTGTGTTTTGCGCTTCGCTCTTATTTTTCGGCCATCGTGCCACCATCTTTCCCAGATCTGCCTCTTCAACAAACTTCTCGTCATTGCTAAAGAGGTAAACAGCGACAAGCCATTTACCCGTCAAATAAGTCTTTGAAGGGTCCTGCTCCGAGTACACCATTTGTCTACCCAGGTTCGGTAAGGtctgcagcaacaaccatAGGCTTTTCCTTCACACGGGCATCCAGCTTTGTAGCGGTGCAAAGGAGAGGTGATTTTGGCCGAGGGTGGCGCAACTGGATAGTTTCGCCAATTGACCAGTGATTCCAAGTCTGGATTCTTTCCCGCAGATGACGGCGACTCCACCAGAAGACATCACACGATGATTTCCCATGGCGCATCGCTTGGCTCATACCCAGGTGTTGTTTGGGATGAATGGATCAAGTAGCGAAAGCTTCGGACCGGAGGTATGTTTGATTCCCGCGTGGCAGTGAAGTAGTCTTCTTGATTGCGGTAACGGCCGTAGATCGCCCACTCGATCATATCCCAGATTTTGCAAGATAGAGAGCTGAGCCGCAGCTATCGGCGCAGCGTGTTATtctcggcatcttcctcaaGTGGCTCGCGGATGAGCATGTTCTCGGGACGAACATGATGACTTCTCAACGAGTGTAATTCTATGTTAGCCCGTTGGCGTCTCATACTTTGTCATCTTTGCCATTGTGGGCGTCTGCTCAAGTGGCACcgtcgttgttggtgagaGAGAACGTGACTGCCCTGAATCTCGAGGTCGGAGGTGTTGATTGTAAGAGAGAtgcgaggagaagagaaaagaaatgcGGGATCCAAGCGAAGTTTAAATACCGCAGAGGAGGCGCCCGTCTCAAACTGAGTTGACGAGGCTCAATTTAGTCAAACCTTGCAATCGTTTACGAGATATCCGCCACACTGTGGGCAGAAACCAGGCCAATATAAGCTTGGAATAAGACTGAAAATATGGACCGAGGCTGGTCTTATCTGATGCACCCTCAAAATAGTGTTTCTTATCGGTATACGGATTACGGGATGTCCTAAACCAAAACCTGTCAGTTGAATAACAGGCTATTTGGGGCAAGTCAAGTGGTCAAGACACACTTCAACTCTGCCCCTCTGACGTCTAATTGCTTGTAACCGATGTTTAAAGAGCATCAGCTTTCTCCAAAATTCCCAATGCTCCGCCAACAAGATGTAAACTGCCTGTGATGAGTGCTTGTACCTTGCTGCCGTCTTCTCCCTCGGAATTTGCCAACCCTCTCGCAGTGTTGATGGCTTCCTCAATGCTAGGTATCACTAGAATCTTGGCAGATGTGTCGAGTGATGCCCATTTCTCAGCAAATATACGTTGCTGGGTCATTTTCTCGATGTCAGCTGGGTTGTACTGGTGATTCACAAAGTCTGGTTGAGGTTAGCCATGAGCTTTGTCCAAAATTGTGGTACACGGGACTATACCTCTCTTATAGCCCATCGTAGCATATGTGACATTCGTGCAGAAGATGACATGCTGGAACCCTTGACCTGTCGAATCGGCGTTCTTCACAGTGTTGCATAATCCGTCCAGGAAGTCGACAGCCTCACTCCGCCCTTGTTGGTTGAATATTAAAACTTTTGGTCCCTTGCCCTCAGTCTTGGTTTCCTCGACGAACCACCtggccgccatcttcaagcTATCTACGGTGTGCGCACCGTCCACGTGCCAAATAATATTGTCCTCTTCTTTGACCTCACACCGTCCCCTCCAAACGACTTGTTCTATCCCATCAACAAACTCACTTGGCAATGCCGCCGCATCCGGCTTAAAATCGGGATCCAGCTTTTTCAGCGCCGTCTCAGCCAAAGCAATTGCGAGCGTAgcattcttcttctggaaATTCGCATCGGGCCTAACTCTCACGCCTTGGAGCCTTTGATCGACCTCGAGGACCTTCAGATCgacacccttctcctctgctcTGTTCTTGAGCACCTCGGCAGCAGAACCGACCTGCTCGATGGTGAAACCAGGGCTGCCTTTCTTCAAGATTCCTGCCTTGTGCCACGCGATCTTGTCAACTGTGTCGCCCAACACATAGACATGGTCAATGCCCAATGTGCTGATGCCGCTCGCCACAGGCCGCTCCACCACATTCGTGGCATCGTACTCGCCCCCTATTCCCGTCTCATAAATGGCAACGTCGACGCCTTCCGACAGGTAGACATGGTAGCTCATGAGAGTCAGGTACCGCGCGTAGATTGGTTTCGTGCCAGGCTCGACGAGATCAGTCGCAACTGTGCTGTTGTCCTCTAGCCTGTCCCAGACCTCGAAGAAATACCTTGCAAACATCTCCTCTGAAATCGGCCTAGAATTGATTCGTATCCTTTCGCGGACTGCGATCAAATGTGGGCTGGTGAATAAGCCAACCTTTTTTGGAATCCCTTTCGTCTGGTGCCATTTTGACAAGATGGAATCGACAAAAGCACACGtgcttcccttccccttggtGCCAGCAACGTGCACGAtgttgagcttctcgagatcAGATGATGTCGAGTAACCTATCCGGGCCAGATAGCCTCTCATTTCCTGGACGGAGTTCGCATCGGGGCGAATGCCTGCTTTCCGGCGGGCCTCAATGACAGCGAAGGGGGTctggagggtgttgagggtgtcgATTGCGTCCTTTATTTACCGGTTAGTGAATGGTGATCGCaggatggagatggcagTTTACATTATATGTTCTTGACGCCATCTCTGAAAAGTGTTGCCGCCGGTAGCTGACAAGAATTGAGATGAGGGTATtccttgtggtggtggacttgAAAGATGTCGTCGGTAAACCGCCAAAGATTGCTTTTCGCTTCAGCACATGATGCATTGAGGTCGAGTCTGAATATCGGTTGTGGATGTGGGTTTATCACCGACTTCTTATCTTGTATAATTTGATGATGGTTCACATATAATTCCCGAATTAAGCGCAAGATAAAATGAAGACGGATGTGGGATAGTGCGACAAGATGCTGGAAGCGGAATACTCCGGGTTGCTTCGGCCCCCGAACATCGGCGTCGGTGCAGACGTCAGAGGCCCACTTATGTTGCAACTGCCGTCTATATCGGACGGAACAACAAGCTGCCGGacttggtgagggtgagacCCGACGTTCTGGTCTTTATTATTTGCCTTCAACTTGTACTTGTATCAGACAAGCAAACGACAGGCCTGAGAATGGTATTCTAGGAGGATAGCTTTGAGAATTTATATTTAGGGACTTCCTGTCCAAACTTCGCATCTTCTTCGGTGTCACATCCTGAAAGCTCGTCCGCGTACGGGCACGATTTCGCTGTTGGATGAACCCCAATCTATGCACTGATTCTCTTCAAGACAGTTCCAACAAGATGGAAACTTCCCGTCGCCAGCACCCGGCACTCCTTTCCTTCCGCTCTTGCCTTTGCTGTCAAATATTTAACCCCTTCAATAGTCAACTGAACATTGTCGGACACTCTACTTTCCACCTCACCGTTGTACTCCTTCATGATCTCGAGTGCTTTCGTCTGCACACTCTGGTCTCTCTTCTCGCCTTCCTTTGGTGGTAGCTCTTCGTTTCTCGTGAAAAAAGCATGTGTAAACACCTCCTTTGACCCACTAGCTTCCTTCTCTGCGCCCTTGAGCAACGCAGTAAGCAGTATCTTTGGGTCCCGTTCCTGCTGGTTAAACACCAGAACCCTCagcccatctcctcccctcgaAGCAAACCACTCTCCCACACCCGCCAAACTATCCTCTGTATGCGCTCCATCCACAAGCCACTCGGTCCCatccttcccatcccttACAACCTCACATCTCCCTCTCAAACTCGCCTCTCTAAGACCCTTCACAAACTTATCCGGTATATCATCCAGCCCCCACTCCTCATCAAGCCCAAACCTCCCTTCAAACTTGTGGCCTGTTTTAACAAGATGCTCCCGAGCAGCATACACAGCCAAAGCCATATTCCCCTTCTGAAACGGTCCCTGcaacatccccccttccaccccttccaccccttcacctcttcctcaccaatCTCCACTAAttccgcccccttttccctcgccctctccctcaaaacctcccccaccgtcTCCCGTGGATGCCTAATCGTAAAAGCCTTCACCCCCCGTTTGAAAATCCCCGCCTTATGCCACGCAATCTTTTCGACAGTATCCCCAAGCATACCAACATGATCAATCCCCAACTGCGTCACCACCGCAGCACTGACACTCTTCTCCGTGAGCACATTAGTAGAATCATACTCCCCCCCAATCCCgcactccaccaccgcatccctcaccccctcgcCCAGAAACGCCCTCAAGGCAACAATAGTCAGAAACCGAAAATAAAACGGCTTCGTCCCCggcccctccaactcctcttcttttgcctCGGCACCAAGctgcttcctcgcctccgcaGTCATGGTATCCCACACCAGATTGACGTACTTGCCAAACTTCTCCTCATCAATCatcccttctttttcctgtgGCGATAAAAGGGAGATCCGCTCCCTTTGGTCAACCAGATGGGGAGAGGTGTACACTCCCACCTTTTgagtgggggggttggagtatTGGGCGAGGATGCTCCCCACAAAAGCGCTGACGCTGCCCTTGCCTTTTGTCCCGGCGACATGCACACATTTCAGGCCTGAGGAGGCGATGCTCTCCGGGGAGAGCCCCGCGCGGGAGAGCCAGA from Podospora pseudoanserina strain CBS 124.78 chromosome 1, whole genome shotgun sequence includes:
- the MET7 gene encoding Folylpolyglutamate synthetase (EggNog:ENOG503NUTU; COG:H); the protein is MHHVLKRKAIFGGLPTTSFKSTTTRNTLISILVSYRRQHFSEMASRTYNDAIDTLNTLQTPFAVIEARRKAGIRPDANSVQEMRGYLARIGYSTSSDLEKLNIVHVAGTKGKGSTCAFVDSILSKWHQTKGIPKKVGLFTSPHLIAVRERIRINSRPISEEMFARYFFEVWDRLEDNSTVATDLVEPGTKPIYARYLTLMSYHVYLSEGVDVAIYETGIGGEYDATNVVERPVASGISTLGIDHVYVLGDTVDKIAWHKAGILKKGSPGFTIEQVGSAAEVLKNRAEEKGVDLKVLEVDQRLQGVRVRPDANFQKKNATLAIALAETALKKLDPDFKPDAAALPSEFVDGIEQVVWRGRCEVKEEDNIIWHVDGAHTVDSLKMAARWFVEETKTEGKGPKVLIFNQQGRSEAVDFLDGLCNTVKNADSTGQGFQHVIFCTNVTYATMGYKRDFVNHQYNPADIEKMTQQRIFAEKWASLDTSAKILVIPSIEEAINTARGLANSEGEDGSKVQALITGSLHLVGGALGILEKADAL
- a CDS encoding hypothetical protein (EggNog:ENOG503NUTU; COG:H) gives rise to the protein MSSSVSYQKALSRLSALQSNLAITSLFTVPLPDGTDRNAAAIPEMLFWLSRAGLSPESIASSGLKCVHVAGTKGKGSVSAFVGSILAQYSNPPTQKVGVYTSPHLVDQRERISLLSPQEKEGMIDEEKFGKYVNLVWDTMTAEARKQLGAEAKEEELEGPGTKPFYFRFLTIVALRAFLGEGVRDAVVECGIGGEYDSTNVLTEKSVSAAVVTQLGIDHVGMLGDTVEKIAWHKAGIFKRGVKAFTIRHPRETVGEVLRERAREKGAELVEIGVEGVEGGMLQGPFQKGNMALAVYAAREHLVKTGHKFEGRFGLDEEWGLDDIPDKFVKGLREASLRGRCEVVRDGKDGTEWLVDGAHTEDSLAGVGEWFASRGGDGLRVLVFNQQERDPKILLTALLKGAEKEASGSKEVFTHAFFTRNEELPPKEGEKRDQSVQTKALEIMKEYNGEVESRVSDNVQLTIEGVKYLTAKARAEGKECRVLATGSFHLVGTVLKRISA